The following are from one region of the Natronocella acetinitrilica genome:
- a CDS encoding lipocalin family protein yields MKCLALALAAVLLVACTGVPRGVEPVTGFDVTRYDGTWYSIMRLDHRFERGLTNVSATYRLRDDGTVDVHNRGFDPDTCRWNAIDGRARFQGSTDTASLSVTFFWPIHGGYHVFALDKDDYQWAAVSGPTRGYLWILARETTLPEDTLDEIIAKAASLDYPVDELIRVEHGGLEACDP; encoded by the coding sequence GTGAAATGCTTGGCCCTGGCATTGGCCGCCGTGTTGCTCGTGGCATGCACGGGGGTTCCTCGCGGTGTGGAGCCCGTTACCGGCTTCGATGTGACCCGCTATGACGGCACTTGGTACTCGATCATGCGGCTCGATCACCGCTTCGAACGGGGCCTCACCAATGTCAGCGCAACCTATCGCTTGCGCGACGACGGCACCGTGGATGTGCATAATCGCGGCTTTGATCCGGACACCTGTCGCTGGAACGCCATCGATGGCCGTGCGCGATTCCAGGGCAGCACCGACACGGCGAGCCTATCAGTGACCTTCTTCTGGCCGATCCATGGCGGCTATCACGTCTTTGCCCTGGACAAGGACGACTACCAGTGGGCCGCGGTGTCCGGGCCGACACGCGGCTATCTCTGGATTCTCGCTCGGGAAACCACCCTGCCGGAAGACACGCTCGATGAGATCATCGCCAAGGCTGCGTCCCTGGACTACCCCGTGGACGAACTCATCCGCGTGGAGCACGGCGGTCTGGAAGCCTGTGATCCGTAA
- a CDS encoding alpha/beta fold hydrolase yields MFEGFAERDFTTGETPIHYRIGGDGPPLVLLHGYPQTHMMWHAVAPLLAETHTVICPDLRGYGASGRPPSDASHTTYSKRAMGADIIDLMDELGYRQFKLAGHDRGGRVAHRLALDHPHRLEGVAVLDIVPTLHLFETLGQAVATGYYHWLFLIQPDGLPERLIGNDPAYYCREKLRRWSHHHDAFAAEAVDAYVEAFCRPDTIHATCEDYRAGATIDLEHHRADGDKLVEIPMLALWGLHGLMEKHYDVLGVWRRHGHDVTGEALDCGHFLPEEAPQDTARALRLFFN; encoded by the coding sequence ATGTTCGAAGGCTTTGCCGAACGGGATTTCACGACTGGCGAAACACCTATTCACTACCGGATCGGGGGTGATGGGCCGCCCTTGGTTCTGCTTCACGGGTATCCCCAGACCCACATGATGTGGCATGCGGTGGCGCCGCTTCTGGCGGAAACGCACACGGTGATCTGTCCGGACCTCCGCGGCTATGGCGCCAGTGGCAGGCCACCGTCGGATGCGTCGCACACCACCTACAGCAAGCGTGCCATGGGCGCGGACATCATCGACCTCATGGACGAGCTGGGCTATCGGCAATTCAAACTGGCTGGCCATGACCGTGGTGGTCGCGTTGCCCATCGACTGGCGCTGGATCATCCGCATCGGCTGGAAGGCGTCGCGGTGCTCGATATCGTGCCGACACTCCACTTGTTTGAAACCCTGGGCCAGGCGGTGGCTACCGGCTACTATCACTGGTTGTTTCTGATTCAGCCCGATGGGCTGCCGGAACGCCTGATTGGCAATGATCCGGCCTACTATTGCCGGGAAAAACTGCGCCGCTGGAGTCATCATCACGATGCTTTCGCCGCCGAGGCCGTCGATGCCTATGTCGAGGCGTTCTGTCGCCCCGACACCATTCATGCGACCTGCGAGGATTACCGTGCCGGTGCCACCATCGATCTCGAGCATCATCGGGCCGATGGTGACAAGCTGGTGGAAATCCCCATGCTCGCCCTCTGGGGCCTTCATGGCCTCATGGAGAAGCACTATGACGTGCTGGGTGTCTGGCGTCGGCACGGCCATGATGTGACCGGCGAGGCGCTGGATTGCGGTCACTTCCTTCCCGAGGAAGCGCCGCAGGATACCGCCCGCGCATTGCGCCTTTTCTTCAACTGA